A region of Falco peregrinus isolate bFalPer1 chromosome 13, bFalPer1.pri, whole genome shotgun sequence DNA encodes the following proteins:
- the RLIM gene encoding E3 ubiquitin-protein ligase RLIM isoform X2 translates to MESSDSSDKGNIDQSEAQRQSQLDRLDREEAFYQFVNNLSEEDYRLMRDNNLLGTPGAESAEDVSNGDSIIDWLNSVRQTGNTTRSGQRGNQSWRAVSRTNPNSGDFRFSLEINVNRNNGNTNPETENEPSVEPSSGEDLENSQSDSEIPRSESPSVRQPGSERSTSEELTTEEASPPRGQRRARSRSPEQRRTRARTDRSRSPINPVSEPPRRSHHNTSSQTLDHSSVNEAEGSSRTRQHVTLRQHTVGTEMPSENAVLFSTPEARPVPQAAGSSETNGTSESATPGQRPPTIVLDLQVRRVRPGEYRQRDSIANRTRSRSQTPNNTVTYESERGGFRRTFSRSERAGVRTYVSTIRIPIRRILNTGLSETTSVAIQTMLRQIMTGFGELSYFMYSDSDADPSGPTPNQNVDASEPQNGGGATSSNENTDVGSGEVYEGGNEGGSTSGARREGRNTRGSVTFEESGSLPFLSLAQFFLLNEDDDDQPRGLTKEQIDNLAMRNFGESDALKTCSVCITEYTEGNKLRKLPCSHEYHVHCIDRWLSENSTCPICRRAVLASGNRESVV, encoded by the coding sequence GTGCAGAGTCCGCAGAAGATGTTTCAAATGGAGATTCTATAATAGACTGGCTTAATTCAGTCCGACAGACTGGAAATACAACACGAAGTGGGCAGCGAGGAAACCAGTCTTGGAGAGCAGTGAGCCGGACTAACCCAAATAGTGGTGACTTCAGATTCAGTTTGGAAATAAATGTCAACCGTAATAATGGGAACACAAATCCAGAAACTGAGAATGAGCCATCTGTAGAGCCTTCCAGTGGGGAGGATTTGGAAAACAGCCAAAGTGACTCTGAAATTCCAAGGTCTGAATCACCATCTGTAAGACAGCCTGGATCAGAAAGGAGCACTTCAGAGGAGCTAACAACTGAGGAAGCTTCCCCTCCTAGAGGGCAGAGGAGAGCAAGAAGTAGGAGTCCAGAACAGCGGAGAACACGGGCTAGGACTGATAGAAGTAGGTCACCTATTAATCCAGTGAGTGAGCCTCCTCGCAGGTCTCATCACAATACATCATCTCAAACACTTGACCACTCCTCAGTGAATGAAGCTGAGGGAAGCTCTAGAACTAGGCAGCATGTGACGTTAAGGCAGCATACAGTGGGGACTGAGATGCCAAGTGAAAATGCAGTTCTGTTTTCAACCCCTGAAGCAAGACCTGTTCCTCAAGCAGCAGGTTCTTCAGAAACTAACGGCACCAGTGAGTCTGCAACTCCTGGGCAGAGGCCTCCTACTATAGTACTTGATCTTCAGGTGAGAAGAGTTCGTCCAGGAGAGTATCGGCAGAGAGACAGCATAGCCAACAGAACGCGGTCCAGGTCCCAGACACCTAACAACACAGTCACTTACGAAAGTGAACGGGGAGGGTTTAGGCGCACGTTTTCACGTTCAGAACGGGCTGGAGTGAGAACTTATGTCAGTACCATTAGGATTCCTATCCGTAGGATCTTAAACACAGGCTTGAGTGAGACTACATCAGTTGCTATTCAGACCATGCTAAGGCAGATAATGACAGGCTTCGGAGAGCTGAGTTACTTTATGTATAGTGATAGTGATGCAGATCCTAGTGGCCCAACTCCAAATCAGAACGTGGATGCTTCTGAGCCACAGAACGGAGGTGGTGCTACTTCaagtaatgaaaatacagatgttGGCTCAGGGGAGGTGTATGAAGGTGGTAATGAAGGTGGTTCGACGTCTGGTGCCAGACGGGAAGGTCGGAATACAAGGGGATCGGTCACTTTTGAAGAAAGTGGTTCTCTACCATTCCTTAGCCTAGCACAATTTTTCCTACTAAACGAAGATGATGATGACCAACCGAGAGGACTCACCAAAGAACAAATTGACAACCTAGCGATGAGGAATTTTGGTGAGAGCGATGCTCTGAAAACCTGTAGTGTGTGTATTACAGAGTACACGGAAGGCAACAAGCTCCGTAAATTGCCTTGTTCACACGAGTATCATGTCCACTGCATTGATCGCTGGTTATCAGAAAATTCCACTTGTCCCATTTGTCGCAGAGCAGTCTTAGCTTCTGGTAACAGAGAGAGTGTTGTCTAA